A window from Thiohalomonas denitrificans encodes these proteins:
- a CDS encoding YcgN family cysteine cluster protein, whose protein sequence is MPSEPERKPPFWECKSLEAMDAAEWEAVCDGCARCCLYKLEDEDSGEVFYTQVVCRYLEHDTCSCGEYSDRHRLQPDCVILTRKAVDDFFWLPATCAYRLLAEGQPLPSWHPLVSGDPESIHEAGVSVRSFAIPETQLESEDDLEDHIIHLNRYSG, encoded by the coding sequence GTGCCATCGGAGCCTGAGCGGAAACCGCCGTTTTGGGAGTGCAAGTCGCTGGAGGCGATGGACGCTGCCGAGTGGGAGGCAGTTTGTGACGGTTGCGCCCGCTGCTGTCTCTACAAGCTGGAGGATGAAGACAGCGGGGAGGTGTTCTACACCCAGGTGGTTTGCCGCTATCTGGAACACGATACCTGTAGCTGCGGCGAGTACAGCGACCGTCACCGGTTGCAGCCCGATTGCGTGATTCTTACCCGGAAGGCCGTGGACGACTTTTTCTGGTTACCCGCGACCTGTGCCTATCGGCTGCTCGCCGAAGGGCAACCGTTGCCGTCCTGGCATCCCCTGGTAAGTGGTGATCCGGAATCGATTCATGAGGCGGGAGTCTCGGTACGCAGCTTTGCGATCCCTGAAACTCAGCTCGAGTCCGAGGACGATCTCGAGGACCATATCATTCACCTGAACCGTTACTCCGGCTGA
- a CDS encoding GGDEF domain-containing protein, which translates to MPAATAATADLLLQLQTTLEIQDLLCLFSEGVQSFVPHSGLRYRHSSNDLKVGVWEDGSYHCRKVLVLVDEDLGELVLSRSEPFSGEDSRRFDSFIHLLLHPLRNALRYSCAMENAHRDPLTGLGNRRALDATLARDLQLARRRGSPLSVLMLDLDRFKMINDRYGHAVGDCLLRHFSRILSETVRSSDLCFRYGGEEFAVIMPDTDSNSANTLAERIRQAVMLPHCCGGHPLQMTVSIGVTSLTDKDNERTLLGRADQALYQAKRLGRNRTHLANPAGTSSIDTAPKCS; encoded by the coding sequence ATGCCTGCAGCAACGGCAGCCACTGCGGATTTGTTGTTGCAGCTCCAGACTACTCTAGAGATCCAGGACCTTCTCTGTCTCTTTTCCGAAGGTGTGCAATCCTTCGTTCCGCACAGCGGCTTGCGCTATCGGCACTCCTCGAATGATCTTAAGGTCGGTGTATGGGAGGACGGTTCCTATCATTGCCGTAAAGTGTTGGTCCTTGTCGATGAAGATCTCGGTGAACTGGTCCTGAGCCGATCAGAGCCTTTTTCTGGCGAAGACTCCCGCCGATTCGACTCTTTTATCCACCTCCTGCTTCATCCATTACGCAATGCCTTGCGGTACAGTTGCGCTATGGAAAATGCCCACCGTGACCCGCTCACCGGCCTGGGCAATCGGCGGGCGCTCGATGCGACACTGGCAAGGGATCTGCAGCTGGCTCGACGTCGCGGCAGTCCACTGAGCGTGTTAATGCTCGATCTCGATCGGTTCAAAATGATAAACGACCGGTATGGCCATGCCGTAGGTGACTGCCTGCTTCGTCACTTCAGTCGAATATTGTCTGAAACGGTTCGGAGCAGTGATCTCTGCTTTCGCTATGGCGGAGAGGAATTTGCGGTGATTATGCCTGATACCGATTCGAACAGCGCCAACACTCTTGCCGAACGTATTCGCCAGGCAGTGATGCTCCCCCATTGCTGCGGCGGCCACCCCTTGCAGATGACGGTCAGTATCGGGGTCACAAGTCTGACGGACAAGGATAATGAAAGGACGCTCCTGGGCCGTGCCGATCAGGCGCTCTACCAGGCCAAGCGGCTTGGTCGTAATCGCACGCATTTGGCAAACCCGGCCGGTACGTCATCCATCGACACCGCTCCGAAATGCTCCTGA
- a CDS encoding helix-turn-helix domain-containing protein gives MGRKAVDLIDSAVGRRLRTVRNQHGLSLEKVGELLNVSPQQISRFERGQHRISASQLYRLARGFDVPVGWFFAGYREVDLEELQRIRLVVGEERGTWRPDSNEERENALLQAWRALDTDEQRKSVLDLLEAFTVATKRSRM, from the coding sequence ATGGGCCGCAAAGCAGTCGACTTGATCGATTCGGCGGTGGGAAGACGGTTACGTACCGTCAGGAATCAGCACGGACTGAGCTTGGAGAAAGTAGGTGAACTGCTGAATGTCAGTCCTCAGCAAATTTCCCGGTTTGAGCGAGGACAGCACCGTATAAGCGCTTCCCAGCTGTATCGTCTGGCACGAGGATTCGACGTCCCCGTAGGGTGGTTCTTCGCCGGGTATCGGGAAGTAGACCTGGAGGAACTACAGCGGATCCGGCTCGTAGTGGGCGAAGAAAGGGGCACATGGCGACCGGATTCAAACGAGGAGCGGGAGAACGCCCTTCTGCAGGCGTGGCGCGCATTGGACACCGACGAACAGCGCAAATCGGTACTGGACCTGCTGGAGGCCTTTACCGTTGCCACAAAGAGGTCGAGGATGTAG
- the rlmH gene encoding 23S rRNA (pseudouridine(1915)-N(3))-methyltransferase RlmH, protein MRIHLIAAGTRMPGWVEEGFREYARRLPGECALQLTEIPLGKRTKNADIDRLRRHEGERMAAAIPKGALTVALEVTGRPWSTEQLSERLAQWLAEGRDMALLIGGPEGLDPEVSRRAEQQWSLSPLTLPHPLVRVVVAEQLYRAWTLLKGHPYHR, encoded by the coding sequence ATGCGCATTCACCTGATAGCGGCCGGAACCCGCATGCCGGGCTGGGTCGAGGAGGGCTTTCGGGAATATGCCCGCCGCCTTCCCGGGGAGTGTGCGTTGCAGCTCACCGAAATCCCCCTTGGCAAGCGCACCAAAAATGCCGACATCGACCGACTCCGGCGCCACGAGGGCGAAAGGATGGCGGCGGCGATTCCCAAGGGAGCACTGACCGTTGCCCTGGAAGTGACCGGCCGCCCCTGGAGTACCGAGCAGTTATCGGAACGTCTCGCTCAGTGGCTTGCGGAGGGCCGTGACATGGCCCTGCTGATCGGCGGGCCGGAAGGGCTCGACCCGGAAGTCAGCCGCCGAGCCGAACAACAATGGTCGCTCTCGCCCCTGACCCTCCCCCATCCCCTGGTCCGGGTGGTGGTTGCCGAACAGCTCTACCGCGCGTGGACGCTCCTGAAAGGCCACCCCTACCATCGCTGA
- a CDS encoding PAS domain S-box protein, whose product MVNPAFTQITGYSSDEVVGQNPRILKSSHQGPR is encoded by the coding sequence TTGGTCAATCCGGCCTTCACCCAGATCACCGGCTATTCGAGTGATGAGGTCGTCGGACAGAATCCGCGCATTCTCAAGTCCAGCCATCAAGGGCCGAGATAA